A portion of the Fervidobacterium gondwanense DSM 13020 genome contains these proteins:
- the cmr5 gene encoding type III-B CRISPR module-associated protein Cmr5 — translation MKKLVQEVVSCVEEIYKCNDPKKKEKYLSTVKGLGSMIIQNGLYGTILFLLVKGHDDVVKHLDRVIKLQTGEENFSEKVKRAEALQNPQYFKIQYAALEGVKWLRRYADIYLGGEEDGK, via the coding sequence ATGAAGAAACTTGTACAAGAAGTTGTCAGTTGCGTAGAAGAGATTTATAAATGCAATGACCCAAAAAAGAAAGAAAAATACCTTAGTACTGTCAAAGGACTCGGAAGCATGATTATTCAAAACGGACTTTACGGAACAATTTTATTTCTATTAGTTAAAGGTCATGATGATGTCGTAAAACACCTTGATAGAGTTATCAAACTGCAAACTGGTGAAGAAAACTTCTCGGAAAAAGTTAAACGCGCAGAAGCACTTCAAAACCCACAATACTTCAAAATTCAGTATGCTGCACTTGAGGGGGTGAAATGGCTAAGACGATATGCTGACATATATCTCGGAGGTGAAGAAGATGGAAAATAG